A stretch of Lactuca sativa cultivar Salinas chromosome 6, Lsat_Salinas_v11, whole genome shotgun sequence DNA encodes these proteins:
- the LOC111890524 gene encoding transcription factor MYC2 — translation MALLTPATMPISSLQTRLKFILQNRPERWLYGIFWQASTDKDGNLVLLWADGYFPGPNHDMTAPIINGNDPIFGSDSVSDTQWLIMSSTTMCFPAKFDVVGDCFSSGSHLWLAGDMQLKKYSSQRTEEVRVHGIKSLVCIPTVIGVVELGSCDTVKEDEGLIQLTKSVFDPDNYFNVNLSPLVDEYENPNQGVQNQVSVEGQLEMSMKDMHMSSSDSDPVEIGSSSLSTTNVLSTPKKRVRKAKGEVAHSEVMALGYHVEAERQRREKLNDRFYALRSVVPYVSKMDKASLLADAVTYINELKARIQTLEEKVGTESSVAITSRNESQMNMCHVRGSGTNNRDEVEVKLFGSQAMIRVQSAHMNHPAAKLMDVLRSYDLKVQYASVSSVGDRMVQDVIVMVPYGFTCDADTLKFVVLEKMDMD, via the exons ATGGCATTGCTTACCCCAGCCACTATGCCAATATCATCGCTTCAAACGCGACTGAAATTCATCCTCCAAAACCGACCAGAAAGGTGGCTTTACGGCATATTCTGGCAGGCTTCCACCGACAAAGACGGTAATCTTGTTCTCCTGTGGGCCGACGGCTATTTCCCCGGCCCCAACCATGACATGACTGCTCCCATTATTAATGGCAATGACCCAATTTTTGGGTCTGATTCTGTTTCTGATACCCAGTGGTTGATTATGTCTTCTACTACGATGTGTTTTCCGGCCAAATTTGACGTCGTCGGGGATTGTTTTAGTTCAGGGTCCCACCTGTGGTTGGCTGGGGACATGCAGTTAAAGAAGTACTCCAGCCAAAGAACTGAAGAAGTTAGAGTTCATGGAATAAAGTCGTTGGTTTGTATTCCGACTGTGATTGGCGTTGTTGAATTGGGTTCTTGTGATACTGTGAAAGAAGATGAAGGTCTAATCCAGTTAACAAAATCCGTCTTCGATCCCGATAACTACTTCAACGTTAACCTCTCCCCTCTTGTTGATGAATATGAAAACCCTAATCAAG GTGTTCAGAATCAAGTCAGTGTTGAAGGACAACTCGAAATGAGCATGAAGGACATGCATATGTCGTCTTCGGATTCTGATCCAGTTGAAATCGGTAGCTCGTCGCTATCAACAACCAATGTTTTGAGTACACCAAAGAAGAGAGTTAGAAAAGCGAAGGGTGAAGTTGCACATTCGGAAGTGATGGCACTAGGGTATCATGTAGAGGCCGAAAGACAGCGAAGAGAGAAGCTAAACGATCGATTTTATGCTCTCCGAAGTGTGGTTCCTTATGTCTCAAAGATGGACAAAGCTTCTCTTCTGGCTGATGCCGTTACTTACATCAATGAGCTGAAAGCCAGGATCCAAACACTAGAAGAGAAAGTGGGTACAGAATCATCAGTAGCAATTACGTCAAGAAATGAGAGCCAGATGAACATGTGTCATGTTCGTGGTTCAGGAACTAACAACAGGGATGAAGTCGAGGTGAAATTATTTGGATCACAGGCCATGATTAGGGTACAATCGGCGCACATGAACCATCCGGCAGCGAAGTTGATGGATGTCCTTAGAAGCTATGACTTGAAAGTTCAGTACGCGAGTGTGTCAAGTGTTGGAGATCGGATGGTACAAGATGTTATTGTGATGGTTCCTTATGGATTCACATGTGATGCAGATACATTGAAATTTGTTGTTCTTGAGAAAATGGACATGGACTGA